Proteins co-encoded in one Setaria viridis chromosome 9, Setaria_viridis_v4.0, whole genome shotgun sequence genomic window:
- the LOC117840464 gene encoding histone H3.3: MARTKQTARKSTGGKAPRKQLATKAARKSAPTTGGVKKPHRYRPGTVALREIRKYQKSTELLIRKLPFQRLVREIAQDFKTDLRFQSHAVLALQEAAEAYLVGLFEDTNLCAIHAKRVTIMPKDIQLARRIRGERA, translated from the exons ATGGCCCGTACCAAGCAAACTGCTCGTAAGTCCACTGGAGGGAAGGCCCCCAGGAAGCAGCTTGCAACTAAG GCTGCCCGGAAGTCAGCACCCACCACTGGAGGAGTGAAGAAGCCCCACCGCTACCGCCCTGGAACTGTTGCCCTCCG TGAGATCCGTAAGTACCAGAAGAGCACTGAGCTGTTGATCAGGAAGCTGCCCTTCCAGAGGCTTGTTAGGGAAATTGCACAGGACTTCAAG ACTGATCTGCGTTTCCAGAGCCATGCCGTGCTTGCCCTCCAGGAGGCTGCTGAGGCGTACCTTGTTGGTCTGTTTGAGGACACCAACCTGTGCGCCATCCATGCTAAGCGTGTGACCATCATGCCCAAGGACATTCAGCTGGCCAGGAGGATCCGTGGCGAGAGGGCTTAA
- the LOC117839864 gene encoding uncharacterized protein isoform X1, translating to MTEIDSTGAAVRGGAHYKRRDPPYTSLNTTKYMEDSILFMQWAMNTLQHEHPAPAVVDEATSPSLQPLPEASYAAETVQESLITAAHAHAAATGWSSRDTTTRGGHVLTNSAWHAAPTGGSSGSGTNNLPVNWNFSAVSAELASDGTPETPIFTTKRGLPELAAYGSPMPLIRRAGLKSTGSTPTSSAPYAHDHIIAERKRREKINQRFVELSAVIPGLKKMDKATILSDATRYVKELREKLNARDAGGVVIRSSGTVVLVKRQCYAPPDDEGAPLWAPAAVRKPLPEIDVQLSGNNVMVRVLCENGKGVVARVLAEVEDLHLSIVDASVIPFPACALNITITAKVEATFIVTAEEIIGRVSSALSQQQHRK from the exons ATGACAGAGATCGACAGTACAGGAGCAGCAGTGCGCGGTGGCGctcactataaaaggagagatCCCCCCTATACATCTTTGAACACCACGAAATACATGGaggactcgatcctgttcatgCAGTGGGCGATGAACACGCTGCAGCACGAGCACCCGGCGCCCGCCGTCGTCGACGAGGCAACCTCCCCGTCGCTCCAACCGCTTCCCGAAGCCTCTTATGCAGCTGAGACGGTCCAGGAGTCGCTGATCACGGCAGCCCACGCACACGCAGCAGCAACAGGCTGGAGCTCCCGCGACACCACCACCCGCGGCGGCCATGTCTTGACAAACTCTGCCTGGCACGCCGCCCCGACCGGCGGCAGTAGTGGCAGTGGCACCAACAACCTTCCCGTGAACTGGAACTTCAGCGCCGTCTCGGCAGAGCTTGCCAGCGACGGCACGCCGGAGACACCCATTTTCACTACCAAACGAGGCTTGCCGGAGCTGGCGGCATACGGATCCCCGATGCCGCTGATAAGGAGAGCCGGCCTCAAGAGCACGGGATCCACGCCTACGTCGTCGGCGCCGTACGCACACGACCACATCATCGCGGAGCGGAAGCGGAGGGAGAAAATCAACCAGCGCTTCGTCGAGCTCTCCGCCGTCATCCCCGGCCTCAAGAAG ATGGACAAGGCGACGATCCTCTCCGACGCGACGAGGTACGTGAAGGAGCTCCGAGAAAAGCTGAACGCCCgggacgccggcggcgtggtCATCAGGAGCTCCGGGACTGTGGTTCTGGTTAAGAGGCAATGCTATGCCCCGCCAGACGACGAGGGGGCGCCGTtgtgggcgccggcggctgtGAGGAAACCGCTGCCAGAGATCGACGTGCAGCTCTCCGGGAACAATGTCATGGTCCGGGTCCTCTGCGAGAACGGCAAGGGGGTGGTTGCGAGGGTGCTCGCGGAGGTCGAGGATCTCCACCTCAGCATCGTTGATGCCAGTGTCATTCCGTTCCCGGCTTGCGCTCTAAACATAACCATCACGGCAAAG GTGGAGGCGACATTCATTGTCACAGCGGAGGAGATCATTGGCCGTGTCAGCTCTGCATTATCACAACAGCAACACAGGAAATAA
- the LOC117840463 gene encoding uncharacterized protein — translation MAAEAKTPSLAEEYSLPPEEVPAEKAAEEKPSSGTETEAAPSTNDETPPAVEDKNETPEVQDTADKSEAEETNPVAEETSETAEEEETEEKPEIKIETAPADFRFPTTNQTRHCFTRYVEYHRCVAAKGEDAPECDKFAKYYRSLCPGEWVDRWNEQRENGTFPGPL, via the exons ATGGCCGCGGAAGCCAAGACGCCGTCCCTCGCCGAG GAATATTCACTCCCCCCAGAAGAAGTTCCGGCAGAAAAGGCTGCTGAGGAGAAGCCCTCTAGTGGTACTGAGACTGAAGCTGCTCCCTCAACGAATGATGAAACTCCTCCAGCTGTAGAAGACAAGAATGAAACTCCTGAAGTGCAAGATACTGCTGACAAGTCAGAGGCAGAAGAAACCAACCCTGTAGCAGAAGAAACGAGTGAGACTGCTGAGGAGGAAGAGACTGAGGAGAAACCTGAGATCAAG ATTGAAACAGCCCCAGCAGATTTCCGTTTCCcaacaacaaatcaaacaaGGCACTGTTTCACACGCTATGTTGAATACCACAG GTGTGTAGCTGCAAAAGGAGAGGATGCTCCAGAGTGTGATAAGTTCGCAAAGTACTATCGATCCCTTTGCCCAGGTGAATGG GTTGATCGCTGGAACGAGCAACGCGAAAACGGCACCTTCCCTGGACCTCTGTAA
- the LOC117840462 gene encoding uric acid degradation bifunctional protein TTL isoform X1: MATPTPLTVEDVLRVNGSRRFAAAMAAASPFTSLADALLAARRIWLNEVDVNGWLEAFAAHPAIGTTSPSVSKWSKEEQSAAISTATDSTSQELAEWNAKYREKFGFVFMICASGRTAPEVLAELKRRYVNRPIVELEAAAQEELKITELRLAKLFSSEPTVPSTTTKAPNIQSDKAADRIRIIGAHLGALPQPCANKAPEITGSSNRSRPPITTHVLDVACGSPASGIEVHLEMWKDVSAPPSFSNKDFSGWATLGTSVTNNDGRSGQLMDIVDNAAPGFYRISFNTGKYAPAGFFPYVSIIFEIKENQTAEHFHVPLLHSPFSFTTYRGS, encoded by the exons atggcgacgccgacgcctctCACCGTGGAGGACGTGCTGCGCGTCAACGGCAGCCGCCGCTTCGCCGCCGCGATGGCGGCCGCCTCCCCCTTCACCTccctcgccgacgccctcctcgccgcccgccgcatcTGGCTCAACGAG GTCGATGTCAACGGATGGCTCGAGGCCTTCGCGGCGCACCCGGCAATCGGAACCACCTCCCCCTCCGTCTCCAA GTGGAGCAAGGAAGAACAATCGGCAGCTATCTCCACAGCCACAGATTCGACTTCCCAG GAGCTGGCAGAGTGGAATGCCAAGTACAGGGAGAAATTCGGCTTCGTGTTCATGATTTGCGCGTCTGGGAGGACTGCACCTGAAGTCTTGGCTGAGCTTAAG AGACGTTATGTGAATAGGCCAATTGTTGAACTTGAGGCTGCAGCACAGGAAGAACTTAAGATAACTGAACTGCGTCTTGCAAAGCTTTTCTCATCAGAGCCGACTGTTCCCTCTACTACTACTAAAGCCCCCAACATCCAATCAGATAAAGCAGCAG ATCGCATACGGATTATTGGAGCACATCTTGGAGCTCTCCCCCAGCCTTGTGCCAATAAAGCTCCTGAAATTACAGGTAGCTCCAACCGAAGTCGGCCCCCCATTACAACCCATGTGCTGGATGTTGCCTGTGGATCCCCTGCTTCTGGAATCGAAGTTCATCTGGAGATGTGGAAGGATGTTTCAGCTCCTCCGTCGTTCAGCAACAAAGATTTCAGTGGATGGGCAACTCTTGGCACTTCAGTTACAAACAATGATGGCCGCAGCGGTCAGCTGATGGACATTGTTGACAATGCCGCTCCTGGTTTCTACCGCATAAGCTTCAACACTGGCAAGTATGCGCCTGCAGGGTTCTTCCCTTATGTCAGCATCATATTTGAGATCAAAGAGAACCAGACGGCAGAGCACTTCCATGTTCCTCTCTTGCATTCCCCTTTCTCCTTCACCACTTACCGTGGTAGCTAA
- the LOC117840545 gene encoding uncharacterized protein has protein sequence MGQGKEVKTRPDPKVEIQEKGEIFFFYRPKVGKDEARGPDDVQRMYIVLRPESGDRAVEEKQAPDSGKEGRKHHHQDDGDRGGSGGGASKKEGHEGGHGKEEVNIEEQPLLRLVVMGRKSLPDPAKHSLPYWGYVELVTTKVQDIKDALKEEEYSTATRGQRRRPAARALGEGVYRILRHEPGGRRSPHTHLVYKLELPTRGDGEPQEAMNVEPEASFLVQVKNPDPPSGGRGGGFRGLQSKRRAAFPAHLQGAFGSRRFAPADPPDLLNYEGCELLLIAASDDVEEELGLELEGEAEGEEGEGSQGEEQRAAGCSDLVKMFGEVADVKPLLSGSWD, from the exons ATGGGACAAGGCAAGGAGGTGAAGACCCGGCCCGACCCCAAAGTGGAGATCCAG GAGAAAGGCgaaatcttcttcttctacaGGCCCAAGGTGGGCAAGGACGAGGCGCGCGGCCCCGACGACGTCCAGCGCATGTACATCGTCCTGCGCCCGGAGTCCGGCGACCGCGCCGTCGAGGAGAAGCAGGCGCCCGACTCCGGCAAGGAGGGCCGCAAGCACCACCACCAGGACGACGGCGACCGAGGAGGATCCGGAGGAGGGGCGAGCAAGAAGGAAGGCCACGAAGGCGGCCATGGCAAGGAG GAGGTTAACATCGAGGAGCAGCCGCTGCTCCGGCTGGTGGTCATGGGGAGGAAGAGCCTGCCGGACCCGGCCAAGCACAGCCTCCCGTACTGGGGGTACGTCGAGCTCGTCACCACCAAGGTCCAGGACATCAAGGACGCGCTCAAGGAAG AGGAGTACAGCACGGCGACGCGGGGCCAGCGCCGCAGGCCGGCAGCGCGTGCGCTGGGCGAGGGCGTGTACCGTATCCTGAGGCACgagccgggcgggcggcgctcccCGCACACCCACCTCGTGTACAAGCTGGAGCTCCCGAcccgcggcgacggggagccGCAGGAGGCGATGAACGTGGAGCCGGAGGCGTCGTTCCTCGTGCAGGTGAAGAACCCCGACCCGCcctccggcggccgcggcggcgggttcCGCGGGCTGCAGAGCAAGCGCCGCGCGGCGTTCCCGGCGCACCTGCAGGGCGCGTTCGGGAGCCGGCGGTTCGCGCCGGCGGACCCGCCGGACCTGCTCAACTACGAGGGGTGCGAGCTGCTGCTCATCGCGGCGTCGGACGATGTCGAGGAGGAGCTCGGGCTGGAGCtggagggggaggcggagggagaggagggggagggtagccagggggaggagcagcgggcGGCCGGGTGCTCGGACCTGGTTAAGATGTTCGGCGAGGTGGCCGACGTGAAGCCGCTGCTGAGCGGGAGCTGGGACTAG
- the LOC117840462 gene encoding uric acid degradation bifunctional protein TTL isoform X2: MATPTPLTVEDVLRVNGSRRFAAAMAAASPFTSLADALLAARRIWLNEVDVNGWLEAFAAHPAIGTTSPSVSKWSKEEQSAAISTATDSTSQELAEWNAKYREKFGFVFMICASGRTAPEVLAELKRRYVNRPIVELEAAAQEELKITELRLAKLFSSEPTVPSTTTKAPNIQSDKAAGSSNRSRPPITTHVLDVACGSPASGIEVHLEMWKDVSAPPSFSNKDFSGWATLGTSVTNNDGRSGQLMDIVDNAAPGFYRISFNTGKYAPAGFFPYVSIIFEIKENQTAEHFHVPLLHSPFSFTTYRGS, translated from the exons atggcgacgccgacgcctctCACCGTGGAGGACGTGCTGCGCGTCAACGGCAGCCGCCGCTTCGCCGCCGCGATGGCGGCCGCCTCCCCCTTCACCTccctcgccgacgccctcctcgccgcccgccgcatcTGGCTCAACGAG GTCGATGTCAACGGATGGCTCGAGGCCTTCGCGGCGCACCCGGCAATCGGAACCACCTCCCCCTCCGTCTCCAA GTGGAGCAAGGAAGAACAATCGGCAGCTATCTCCACAGCCACAGATTCGACTTCCCAG GAGCTGGCAGAGTGGAATGCCAAGTACAGGGAGAAATTCGGCTTCGTGTTCATGATTTGCGCGTCTGGGAGGACTGCACCTGAAGTCTTGGCTGAGCTTAAG AGACGTTATGTGAATAGGCCAATTGTTGAACTTGAGGCTGCAGCACAGGAAGAACTTAAGATAACTGAACTGCGTCTTGCAAAGCTTTTCTCATCAGAGCCGACTGTTCCCTCTACTACTACTAAAGCCCCCAACATCCAATCAGATAAAGCAGCAG GTAGCTCCAACCGAAGTCGGCCCCCCATTACAACCCATGTGCTGGATGTTGCCTGTGGATCCCCTGCTTCTGGAATCGAAGTTCATCTGGAGATGTGGAAGGATGTTTCAGCTCCTCCGTCGTTCAGCAACAAAGATTTCAGTGGATGGGCAACTCTTGGCACTTCAGTTACAAACAATGATGGCCGCAGCGGTCAGCTGATGGACATTGTTGACAATGCCGCTCCTGGTTTCTACCGCATAAGCTTCAACACTGGCAAGTATGCGCCTGCAGGGTTCTTCCCTTATGTCAGCATCATATTTGAGATCAAAGAGAACCAGACGGCAGAGCACTTCCATGTTCCTCTCTTGCATTCCCCTTTCTCCTTCACCACTTACCGTGGTAGCTAA
- the LOC117839864 gene encoding uncharacterized protein isoform X2: MTEIDSTGAAVRGGAHYKRRDPPYTSLNTTKYMEDSILFMQWAMNTLQHEHPAPAVVDEATSPSLQPLPEASYAAETVQESLITAAHAHAAATGWSSRDTTTRGGHVLTNSAWHAAPTGGSSGSGTNNLPVNWNFSAVSAELASDGTPETPIFTTKRGLPELAAYGSPMPLIRRAGLKSTGSTPTSSAPYAHDHIIAERKRREKINQRFVELSAVIPGLKKMDKATILSDATRYVKELREKLNARDAGGVVIRSSGTVVLVKRQCYAPPDDEGAPLWAPAAVRKPLPEIDVQLSGNNVMVRVLCENGKGVVARVLAEVEDLHLSIVDASVIPFPACALNITITAKVNIFLGKRMD, from the exons ATGACAGAGATCGACAGTACAGGAGCAGCAGTGCGCGGTGGCGctcactataaaaggagagatCCCCCCTATACATCTTTGAACACCACGAAATACATGGaggactcgatcctgttcatgCAGTGGGCGATGAACACGCTGCAGCACGAGCACCCGGCGCCCGCCGTCGTCGACGAGGCAACCTCCCCGTCGCTCCAACCGCTTCCCGAAGCCTCTTATGCAGCTGAGACGGTCCAGGAGTCGCTGATCACGGCAGCCCACGCACACGCAGCAGCAACAGGCTGGAGCTCCCGCGACACCACCACCCGCGGCGGCCATGTCTTGACAAACTCTGCCTGGCACGCCGCCCCGACCGGCGGCAGTAGTGGCAGTGGCACCAACAACCTTCCCGTGAACTGGAACTTCAGCGCCGTCTCGGCAGAGCTTGCCAGCGACGGCACGCCGGAGACACCCATTTTCACTACCAAACGAGGCTTGCCGGAGCTGGCGGCATACGGATCCCCGATGCCGCTGATAAGGAGAGCCGGCCTCAAGAGCACGGGATCCACGCCTACGTCGTCGGCGCCGTACGCACACGACCACATCATCGCGGAGCGGAAGCGGAGGGAGAAAATCAACCAGCGCTTCGTCGAGCTCTCCGCCGTCATCCCCGGCCTCAAGAAG ATGGACAAGGCGACGATCCTCTCCGACGCGACGAGGTACGTGAAGGAGCTCCGAGAAAAGCTGAACGCCCgggacgccggcggcgtggtCATCAGGAGCTCCGGGACTGTGGTTCTGGTTAAGAGGCAATGCTATGCCCCGCCAGACGACGAGGGGGCGCCGTtgtgggcgccggcggctgtGAGGAAACCGCTGCCAGAGATCGACGTGCAGCTCTCCGGGAACAATGTCATGGTCCGGGTCCTCTGCGAGAACGGCAAGGGGGTGGTTGCGAGGGTGCTCGCGGAGGTCGAGGATCTCCACCTCAGCATCGTTGATGCCAGTGTCATTCCGTTCCCGGCTTGCGCTCTAAACATAACCATCACGGCAAAG GTCAACATTTTTTTAGGGAAAAGGATGGACTGA
- the LOC117840529 gene encoding uncharacterized protein, translating to MSALSSLASSCINNVKRRPTHTMDLILTPLRIYTLFYGWPQMKALTQGPLPTRPHVTLRLSPRTSPALLPPGRLSICFSITSPSSRAHRPTSHRTAPHLPSPEASMAPAPPATTWPHRHGTFLRPLALVLAMLRPVTSQLLQPPPGATLSAAFSPPSPPADAGGGGGGGGRFSLTTSLLFVSLIAALFLLAFFSAYLRRCSDAATATDAARRRALSANAAVAAAAAAAFASAASVGGGRRRAAVGLDAAAMEALPVLTYATARAVKAGRGALECAVCLSEFDDAGEKLRLLPGCCHVFHAACIDVWLAAHVTCPVCRADLSDPAVADAGHVLAADLAAQAEAPTDTIINIDIEPSESTPERGPTSSDEQPAETAEERVDRYTLRLPERLRREIDEARRLRRAMSAVTASTALPSASSGRLTPAAALRTMSTARQSRRWSGLFRALSGSRRRSEPEGHRRVVPLHTGDGEVEVVVVQDGNVEKYYAHSLTFAGFVIDGDVAAGDWNPEVFQVSTAGAATSQR from the coding sequence ATGTCTGCATTGAGCTCTCTGGCGTCCTCCTGCATTAACAATGTCAAACGCAGACCCACACACACCATGGATTTGATACTCACCCCTCTTCGTATATATACTCTATTCTATGGTTGGCCTCAAATGAAAGCTCTGACCCAGGGACCCCTCCCTACTCGTCCTCACGTCACTCTCCGGCTCTCCCCTCGCACGTCTCCAGCTCTCCTCCCGCCTGGCCGCCTCTCCATTTGTTTTTCCATCACATCGCCGTCGTCACGCGCACACCGCCCCACTTCCCACCGCACCGCGCCCCACCTCCCCTCTCCCGAAGCTTCCatggcgcccgcgccgccggctacCACGTGGCCCCACCGCCACGGCACATTCCTCCGGCCACTGGCCCTCGTGCTCGCCATGCTCCGGCCGGTCACGTCGCAGCTCCTCCAGCCGCCTCCCGGCGCCACCTTATCCGCCGCgttctcgccgccgtcgccgcccgccgacgctggaggcggcggcggtggaggaggaaggtTCAGCCTCACCACGTCGCTCCTCTTCGTCAGCCTCATCGCCGCGCTCTTCCTACTCGCCTTCTTCTCGGCCTACCTCCGCCGCTGCTCCGacgccgccacggccacggACGCCGCGCGGCGACGCGCCCTGAGCGCCAACGCAGCCgtcgcggcagcggcggcggcagcgttcGCGTCGGCGGccagcgtcggcggcggcaggaggcgcgCCGCCGTGGGGCTCGACGCCGCGGCGATGGAGGCGCTCCCCGTGCTCACGTACGCGACGGCGCGGGCGGTCAAGGCCGGCCGCGGGGCGCTCGAGTGCGCGGTCTGCCTCTCCGAGTtcgacgacgccggcgagaagctccgcctcctccccgggTGCTGCCACGTGTTCCACGCCGCCTGCATCGACGTGTGGCTCGCCGCGCACGTCACCTGCCCCGTCTGCCGCGCCGACCTCTCCGACCCGGCCGTCGCGGACGCCGGCCACGTCCTGGCCGCTGACCTCGCAGCCCAGGCAGAAGCGCCCACCGACACGATTATCAACATCGACATCGAGCCGTCCGAGTCAACGCCAGAACGGGGCCCCACATCGTCCGACGAGCAGCCAGCGGAGACGGCGGAGGAGCGGGTGGACCGGTACACGCTGCGGCTGCCGGAGAGGCTCAGACGGGAGATCGACGAGGCGAGGCGGCTCCGCCGGGCAATGAGCGCGGTGACCGCTTCGACCGCGTTGCCGAGCGCCTCAAGCGGGCGGttgacgccggcggcggcactacGGACAATGTCGACCGCGCGCCAGAGCCGGCGGTGGTCGGGGCTGTTCCGGGCTCTGTCGgggtcgcggcggcggagcgagcCGGAGGGCCACCGGAGGGTGGTGCCATTGCATACCGGCGacggggaggtggaggtggtggtggtgcaggacGGTAACGTGGAGAAGTACTACGCGCACAGCCTCACGTTCGCTGGGTTCGTCAtcgacggcgacgtcgcggccggcgactggaaCCCGGAGGTCTTCCAGGTCTCGacggccggcgcggcgacgTCGCAGCGGTGA